One Rosa chinensis cultivar Old Blush chromosome 3, RchiOBHm-V2, whole genome shotgun sequence DNA window includes the following coding sequences:
- the LOC112191526 gene encoding pentatricopeptide repeat-containing protein At2g20710, mitochondrial, which translates to MMKYSHFSSLFNTLRNAPRHVSLYSTAAPKSHRKFWKGSLNGLYRQISRSDPKASVLPILDRWVQNSRTVDKDDLVTIIKELRYYKDYSQALEVSMWMSDKRYVELLPSDIAIRLDLIAKVHGIEQAENYFNNTPQQLKVLEVYSALLNCYAHAKQLEKAEATMQKMRDLGFSRTSLSYNVLLNLYYKTGHRAKFDSLMSEMEENGIGFDRFTYGIRLSAAAAASDLEGIDKILAEWESDPKSLLDWINCAVAANGYTKAGAVDKALAMLKRSEEQIPSSKRQRGAYQYLMTQYAVLGKKDDTLRLWKCYKEQMKVYNRGYICIMTSLSKFDDIENAEKIFEEWESEHANYDIRIPNTLIGAYTRNGFLDKAEAIMIRIRLKDEKPNPTAWNYLAKGYLDHGQIEKVLESATKAVSAAQPGWMPDKDVVVACLEYFKSKADLEGAEEFIKLLGDKNIIPVNMQERLLNHIKNENSTAVIGEMEWDCPNGDEETSELTDVESGQ; encoded by the exons ATGATGAAGTACTCTCATTTCAGCTCCCTATTCAACACTCTCCGAAACGCACCACGTCACGTTTCGCTGTACTCAACGGCGGCACCCAAATCTCATCGGAAGTTCTGGAAAGGCTCGCTGAACGGCCTCTACCGTCAGATCTCCCGGAGCGATCCAAAGGCCTCCGTATTACCCATTCTCGACCGGTGGGTCCAAAACAGCCGAACCGTAGATAAAGATGACCTCGTCACTATCATCAAGGAGCTCAGGTACTACAAAGACTACAGCCAAGCTCTTGAG GTGTCCATGTGGATGAGTGACAAAAGGTATGTTGAACTTTTGCCCTCTGACATAGCCATCCGGCTTGACTTGATTGCAAAAGTTCATGGAATAGAACAAGCTGAGAATTATTTTAACAACACTCCCCAACAATTGAAAGTCCTTGAGGTTTACAGTGCTCTCCTCAACTGCTATGCCCATGCAAAACAGTTGGAAAAAGCAGAGGCGACCATGCAGAAGATGAGGGATTTGGGGTTCTCTAGGACGTCATTGTCATACAATGTTTTGCTCAATTTGTATTATAAGACTGGACACCGTGCAAAATTTGACAGTCTGATGAGTGAAATGGAAGAGAATGGCATCGGTTTTGACAGATTCACATATGGGATCAGACTCAGTGCAGCTGCAGCTGCTTCTGATCTCGAGGGAATTGACAAGATTCTGGCTGAATGGGAATCCGATCCTAAGAGTCTTTTGGACTGGATTAATTGTGCCGTTGCAGCAAACGGTTATACAAAAGCAGGAGCTGTGGACAAGGCTTTAGCAATGCTAAAGAGATCTGAGGAACAGATACCAAGTTCTAAAAGACAGAGAGGAGCATATCAGTACCTTATGACGCAATATGCAGTACTAGGGAAGAAAGATGATACTTTGAGACTATGGAAATGTTACAAGGAGCAGATGAAAGTATACAATAGGGGTTATATATGCATAATGACCTCACTCTCGAAGTTTGATGACATTGAGAATGCTGAGAAGATCTTTGAAGAGTGGGAATCTGAGCATGCAAATTATGATATTCGTATCCCAAATACCTTGATTGGTGCTTATACCAGGAATGGTTTTCTTGACAAGGCTGAAGCCATTATGATCAGGATAAGATTGAAGGATGAGAAACCTAATCCTACGGCATGGAATTATTTGGCGAAAGGGTATCTTGATCACGGTCAAATTGAGAAGGTACTTGAATCAGCAACAAAAGCAGTTTCTGCTGCGCAGCCAGGGTGGATGCCGGACAAGGATGTTGTGGTCGCATGTCTGGAATACTTCAAAAGTAAAGCAGATCTGGAAGGAGCCGAGGAATTTATAAAACTCCTCGGGGATAAGAATATTATTCCAGTAAATATGCAGGAGAGATTGTTGAATCATATCAAAAATGAGAATTCAACTGCTGTAATAGGTGAAATGGAATGGGATTGTCCAAATGGGGATGAAGAAACAAGTGAACTTACAGATGTGGAATCAGGGCAGTAG